One genomic segment of Sulfurimonas sp. includes these proteins:
- a CDS encoding TIGR00730 family Rossman fold protein: MRKNRDDLAKKYIKEIKSADVWSVFKIIADFVKGFDELGELGPTVTMFGSSKVDSDSKYYKKAQELSSILAQRGFNIMTGGGPGVMEAANRGAFEHKSVESIGLNIDLPFEQIPNKYTTTELSFDYFFSRKVMLVKYSIAYVIFPGGYGTLDELFEALTLIQTKKITGVKVFMIGVSYYKPLFKFIENKLYKNGMITQEDFEQIRLTDDLGQVVEEIEASVLDQIKILQECGLGDTHYCKSLMEFFEDKNIDIDKKEVQ; the protein is encoded by the coding sequence ATGCGTAAAAATAGAGATGATTTAGCCAAAAAATACATTAAAGAGATTAAATCAGCCGATGTTTGGAGTGTTTTTAAAATTATTGCAGATTTTGTAAAAGGTTTTGACGAATTAGGAGAACTTGGACCGACGGTAACCATGTTTGGAAGCTCAAAGGTAGACAGTGACAGCAAGTATTACAAAAAAGCACAAGAGTTATCTTCTATATTGGCACAAAGAGGTTTTAACATAATGACGGGCGGCGGACCGGGAGTTATGGAAGCCGCAAACAGAGGTGCATTTGAACATAAAAGTGTTGAATCTATCGGTCTAAATATAGATCTTCCGTTTGAACAAATCCCCAATAAATATACTACGACAGAGCTAAGTTTTGACTATTTCTTTTCAAGAAAAGTGATGCTTGTTAAGTACTCTATAGCTTATGTTATTTTTCCCGGCGGTTACGGAACATTGGATGAACTTTTTGAAGCTCTAACGCTTATTCAAACAAAAAAAATAACGGGCGTTAAAGTCTTTATGATAGGAGTCTCTTATTATAAGCCTCTTTTTAAGTTCATAGAAAATAAGTTGTACAAAAACGGCATGATTACCCAAGAAGATTTTGAACAGATTAGACTCACGGATGATTTGGGGCAAGTAGTCGAAGAGATTGAGGCATCTGTTTTAGATCAAATTAAAATTCTTCAAGAATGCGGACTCGGCGATACCCATTACTGCAAATCTCTTATGGAATTTTTTGAAGATAAAAACATAGATATAGATAAAAAAGAAGTTCAGTAA